Below is a genomic region from Granulicella sp. L56.
CCTGGATCGGTTCCCGGAACAAGGTCTCCAACCTGTCCATCTCCATCCACGTCGCTGCGGAAGATCTCACCGGGGTTAGAGCCCTGCTGATCGAGCGTAAGGTTTGCCGGCACGGCGGAATCAATATGGGTAATGATGCCGATCCGCGGGCCGTATTTCGGTTGGATGGATCCGCCCAGCGAGAAGATATGGGTACGGTCAAGGCCGCCATATCCCATATGCAGCGTCGGGTTACGGTTGTCATAGGACGGGGGCGAGAAGAACGGATCGGAGGTGCCGATGTTGTTATACGCCGTTGACGAGATCATCCGGGAGTAAGCATAGGAGACTTCGAGGTTCGTCTCCGCTACGCCGCGCATGGGATGAACCTTCTGTTCGCGAAGGTCCAACTGGAGCCCATCATAACCCGCCTTGCCCATGGGGTACGAGAAGGTGCCAACGCCGACCGCAGGATTGACGCCATCAAACGCCGCCGCTGCCGAACTGCCAGCAATGGAATTCGGTGCGCCGCCGTTGACGGCCACTCCGGAATCAAGGCCATTCGACGCGAAGTTGGTGATGGTGGCACCAGCCGCAATGGCGCAGGTAATCGCTGAAGCGCTAGTACCGCCTCCGCAGGGGAAAGTATTCGTTGGATTGTTCGGATCGTAAGCGGTCGTCCTTGCAATCGCCGCCTTCGCATTGGTTGCGTCAAAGTATCTTGAATCGCCTACATGGTTCGCATCGATCGTCTGTTGAATTCGAAGCGTTGCCATGTGCACGTAGTCTGCGGAAAGCACCACGCCCGGAGCCAACTGCTGCTGGATCCCGAAGTTGATGTTGATCGAGTAGGGTGACTGATACTTCGGCGCATAAGCAATCGTGCCGTTCTGAATGGAGAGTCCGTAACCCGCAAACCCTGTGTTTGCGATGGCCGCATTTCCTCCGGCGCGCGCATCCGCCTGCAACTGCAGGATCGCAGGTGCAGCCTGTCCTACCGATTCGCTGCAGATTGTCGAGATCGGTATACCCGTGCTCGTCGCGCTTACGTTCCCTTTACCCGGAATGGGATACGTGTCAACGCCGTTAAGGCAGATGATTGGATACGAGGCGAACTCACCGGTCGGGAGTCTCGATGCACGATCGAACTGCACATTGTTGAACACATTGCTCTCAAAGAAGAGGCCGATTGCGCCACGAAGCACTGTCTTCTGCGCGGCAGCAGGGTTATAGGTAAAACCAAGCTGGGGCGCAATGTTCTTGTTCGGCTGATTGACCTTGCCGCCAAGGTTAGAACCCCACTGCTCGAACAGAGAAGAGTTCCCCGTGCAGGGAGGGGCCGTCGTGAAGTTCGCTGTCACAATCTCGGAGCAGGGAACTTCAGGAAGATCGGAGTTCGTGCGTCCGGTATCCCGGTCATATCGCAGGCCGGCGGTCAAAGTGAAAGTCGGCTTGAGCTTCCAGGCATCCACAATATAGAACCCAGTGCGCCAGTCTCCCTGATAGCCGCCCGGCAGACCAAATCCCGGCTTCTCGGAAGCATATCCCTGATTGTTTGAAATCTGGACGGCATAAGGTGAATAGCCATTCACGGGATCGGTATTGCAGGCAGCACCAGCTGCCACACCTGGGCAGCTTGCCAAAACCGTTCCGGGGTCCAGCGTCACCTGAGGACCATAGCCAAAGAAAGCTGCAAGACCGCCGCCCAGAATACGGTTCAGGCTGGCGCCATAGCGTATGTTGTGCGCGCCCTTCGTCCAACTGCCGTCATACCGCAGTTGTTTGTCGGTCTGGAAGGTCTGCTGGGGAGCATTCGGATTCGGTCCGCTCGTAAACGGGGCCGCGTCGTAGCTGATGCCCAATCCGGCAATGGGATTGTAGATCGCATCGTTACCGAGAGTCGTGTCCACAATCAGGTTGTGGAATTTCTCATAGCTTCCGCGAAAGCTATGGGTGAATCGCCCGCGAGCGAAGTCGGCGCCGCCTGCGATGCCCGGCGCGTTATCGCGGTTGGCATAAGTCGAATACTGGTTTCCCGTATCGAAGAAGTTTGCTTCGTAGTTGACGCGCGCAAACATGTGGGTGCCCCACGGCCCGTTATAGTCCAGCCGTCCTGCCGAATAGGTGTCTCTCACAGGGCTGGAAACGTCTGGAAACTGGCTCTGAATCGCGGCGAAGATCGAAGGAAGATTCTGTCCGGCAGACTGATCCTGCTTCAACCGCTCTGCATTGGCGAAGAAGAACAGCTTGTCTTTGATGATCGGGCCGCCGATGCTGCCGCCAAACTGATTGCGTTGGAATGGGCTGTTGACTCCTTCAAAGGATGCCGCGCCTGCCCGCTGGTCTTGAAAGTCATAGAAAAGCTGGCCGTGGAAGCCGTTCGTTCCCGACCGGGTCGACATCAGCACAGAGCCTGAAGACGTAATGTCGGCCGAAGGATCGGCGGTGGCACGGTTGACTTGAATCTCTCCGATAGAACCGGCTGAGATATTGAAGATCGTCGTTCCAACCGTCTCGTCGGTCACGTCCTGTCCGTCGAGCAGAATACGTGTGGTGCGTCCGGAGACGCCGCTGAACGAAAGCGCCGAATATCCGGCCTTCGTCGGGTCGAATCCACCGTCGGCATCTCCACCGGGCTGCAACTGAACGCCAGGCTGAAGCTGCGCATAGTCCAGAATGTTGCGGCCATTCACCGGCAGCGTGTCCAACTGCGCCGTTGTAATGACACCCGAAACGCCTGCCTGCTCGGTATTGATCTGGACCGCGCCCGCATTGACTTCAACCGTCTCGCTCGACTCACCGAGGGTCAGCTTGAAGTTGCCATTCGTCGCCGTGCCTGTCTGGATGATCGTCGATACGGAGAGCTTCTTGAACCCGGACAGCGTGATCGTCACGTTATATTTGCCGGGGTTTAGAGGGCCAAGGCTATAAAACCCCGCCGAGTCCGTCGTCAAAACCTTAACCGATCCGGTCTCCGTGCCCGTAACCGTCACATTGGCACCCGGAACCACCGCACCGCTGGGATCGGTGATGGTTCCCTGAATCGATCCGCCATTTACCGAAATGGCCTGTCCGTAACCCAATGCCAAGGTCGTGAATAATATCACCACCAGCCCAAGTAACTTTTTCATATGGTCAACTCCCCTTAGTCGTCGTCGAATCCGCTTGGTCGATCCTGTCTTCTACAAAACAGACTTCAAGCCCAATGAACCAATTCCGTGACCATATGAAGTGCATTTGCCGTACCAATTTGAAACAACTGTTCGTTTATCAGATTAACCACAGTATTCAAATGACTTAGTGAACACCCATTCACGTAGGTCATCTCGCAATGCGATTGAATGTCCGCTCATTTTTGAGTGGTGATTCATTGCCAGATATTATTAATCATAGATTCATCTAACCCAATATGTTGCCGCAGTTAGGTATATAAAACGTACTGTGGTTGCCTTATAAAAATTAGTGATTGTGATGTCACTTCAATTTTTTTCGCCAAAGATACGCCCCCGCTGCCCCGTCAGAACCCCAAAGGCACGCCGACCCGTGTATTTCGCCGTTGCTCCTGCCGTTGCCTGTTTTTCATCCGAATAGCCAGCATCGCCCGTGCCTTGGGCGCTTCCGTGCCCACCCGCTAAACCCTCTATAACTCTCCTAAGCAAACCCTCTATAATAGATACATAAACCCATGGCAGATGATCAGAATCCCCAGCTCCCGCTAGGCTCCAGCTCCGACTCCCCCAACACTCCCCCCGACGGCCCCCCCAGCACCGTCCAGGGTCGCGGCGCGGCCTTTATGCTCTCGATCAATATTGAAGACGAGATGCGCCGGTCGTATCTCGACTATTCGATGTCCGTCATCATTGGCCGCGCCCTGCCCGACGTTCGCGACGGCCTCAAGCCCGTCCACCGCCGCGTCCTCTACGGCATGGCCGAGATGGGCCTCCAGTTCAACAAGAAGTACACCAAGTCGGCCAAGGTCGTCGGCCACGTCATGGGTAACTATCACCCCCACGGCGACGCCTCCATCTACGACACCATGGTCCGCATGGCCCAGCCCTTCGCCCTCCGCTATCCGCTGGTCGATGGCCAGGGCAACTTCGGCTCGGTCGACGGCGACCCACCCGCCGCCATGCGATACACCGAGTCGCGCATGACCCGCATCGCGGGCGAGATGCTCGCCGACATCGACTCCGACACCGTCGACTTCGCGCCCAACTACGACGAGTCCACCTTAGAGCCGACCGTCCTTCCCGCGCGCATCCCCAACCTCATCGTCAACGGGTCGGGCGGAATCGCCGTCGGCATGGCGACCAACATCCCGCCGCACA
It encodes:
- a CDS encoding TonB-dependent receptor; protein product: MKKLLGLVVILFTTLALGYGQAISVNGGSIQGTITDPSGAVVPGANVTVTGTETGSVKVLTTDSAGFYSLGPLNPGKYNVTITLSGFKKLSVSTIIQTGTATNGNFKLTLGESSETVEVNAGAVQINTEQAGVSGVITTAQLDTLPVNGRNILDYAQLQPGVQLQPGGDADGGFDPTKAGYSALSFSGVSGRTTRILLDGQDVTDETVGTTIFNISAGSIGEIQVNRATADPSADITSSGSVLMSTRSGTNGFHGQLFYDFQDQRAGAASFEGVNSPFQRNQFGGSIGGPIIKDKLFFFANAERLKQDQSAGQNLPSIFAAIQSQFPDVSSPVRDTYSAGRLDYNGPWGTHMFARVNYEANFFDTGNQYSTYANRDNAPGIAGGADFARGRFTHSFRGSYEKFHNLIVDTTLGNDAIYNPIAGLGISYDAAPFTSGPNPNAPQQTFQTDKQLRYDGSWTKGAHNIRYGASLNRILGGGLAAFFGYGPQVTLDPGTVLASCPGVAAGAACNTDPVNGYSPYAVQISNNQGYASEKPGFGLPGGYQGDWRTGFYIVDAWKLKPTFTLTAGLRYDRDTGRTNSDLPEVPCSEIVTANFTTAPPCTGNSSLFEQWGSNLGGKVNQPNKNIAPQLGFTYNPAAAQKTVLRGAIGLFFESNVFNNVQFDRASRLPTGEFASYPIICLNGVDTYPIPGKGNVSATSTGIPISTICSESVGQAAPAILQLQADARAGGNAAIANTGFAGYGLSIQNGTIAYAPKYQSPYSININFGIQQQLAPGVVLSADYVHMATLRIQQTIDANHVGDSRYFDATNAKAAIARTTAYDPNNPTNTFPCGGGTSASAITCAIAAGATITNFASNGLDSGVAVNGGAPNSIAGSSAAAAFDGVNPAVGVGTFSYPMGKAGYDGLQLDLREQKVHPMRGVAETNLEVSYAYSRMISSTAYNNIGTSDPFFSPPSYDNRNPTLHMGYGGLDRTHIFSLGGSIQPKYGPRIGIITHIDSAVPANLTLDQQGSNPGEIFRSDVDGDGQVGDLVPGTDPGAYMRKIKPGNLNNLISTYNATHAGTLTPAGQAVVASGVLTNAEMIQLGAVEPTLAQGPSRAYANPMLKTFDANFSYPIRWSKLPEGISLEPSVSIYNVFNFANYNALSVGGGGGGTILTPGDLANSGGGGNVNGPSDYAAYNAQRVSRRTGTFDQGAPRATEFQLKMNF